The Flavobacterium sp. 20NA77.7 genome includes the window TTGCGTAATAGCAAAACCTGCTTCATCAATATAATAAGTTAATGTATCAATTTTAGATGTGAAATAGTTATATGCAATAATTGCAAATGTAGAAGTAGCAATACCAGTTAATGTATTTACAAGTGCCTCAGAGATACCAACCGCTAAAGCTGCTTGATCTGGGGTTCCAGCCGCACCTAGCTCTTGGAAAGCTTTGATCATACCTGATACCGTTCCTAATAATCCACATAATGTACCAATAGATACTAAAGTAGAAAGAATTGTCATATTTTTTTCTAACATTGGCATTTCTAAAGATGTAGCTTGCTCAATTTCTTTTGCGATATTATCAGTAGCTTTTTCAACGTCTAAACCGTCTTTTTTAACTTGCTCAGATTTTAACAAACCTGCTTTTACAACGTTAGCCACAGAACCTTGTTGTTCATCACATGCAGCAAGTGCAGCATTTACATCTCCAGACTTAACACTTGAAATTACATTTTTAACAAAAGTATCTAAATTACCTTTTCCAGAAACTTTAGATAAAACTATAAATCTTTCAACAGAGAAAGTAATTGTCATCAATAAAAAGCCTAATAATACTGGTACAATATAACCTCCTAGGTACATTGTTCCTAATATGTTTTTTGGAGCATGTTTCTCAGCATCATTAAAATTACTTGCTGAACCTAATACATATGCCCAAACTAGGAATCCGACAATAATACATGCAATAATTGCAATACCTGTGAACATTCCAACTCCTTTACTTTCTTTGTTCTCTACAGAAACGTTTAAATCCTGTGCCATTTTCTTAATTTTTAGTTTAAATTGATTAATAAATTATTTAATTAATTTGATTTATGTTAAGTCGCAAATTTATATGAATTAGACTTTAAAAAAAAACTAAATCAATAAAAATTAACATTAACATAATCTTAAAAACAAATATTATACCAAAAACAAAGTGAACTATATTATTTTTTTATTAATAAAAATGCAGTTTAGGTTAAAAATTAAAAATCATACTCAAACATAAAGTTGTTTTTTAAGGCATTCAGGTTGTTTTTTTTAAATTATTTATAATAATTTTGTTTTCGAAAAAAAACGCATTAAAAAATTCATCTAAGCTGTATTTTTAAAAATCTTGCAGGAATTAATTTAGCGTTTAAACCTCAATTGATGAAGGGAATTATTACAATAGGATTATTAGTGTTATCCAATGTATTTATGACATTAGCTTGGTATGGTCATTTAAAATTTAAAGAATTCAAATTATTTGAAAATGCCGGTTTGCTTACTCTAATATTTATTAGTTGGGGATTAGCCTTATTTGAATATTTTTTTCAAGTACCTGCAAATAAAATAGGTTTTCAAGGCAATGGAGGTCCTTTTTCTTTATTACAGTTAAAAGTCATTCAGGAAGTAATTACTCTACTAATTTTTGTTACTTTTAGTTTTTTATTCTTCAAAAACGAGACCTTAAAATGGAATCATATATTAGGATTTTGTTTTTTAATTTTAGCCGTTTATTTTATTTTTAAAAAGTAATACTACAAATTCAAATGAAAAAATATACCATACAAAAGACGCCATTTATAGTTCCAACCACAGATGGAAAAAGGATTGCTGAGCACCACGGTTTAGCTAGTACTGCAAACCCTGAAATTTCACTTGCACATATGATTGCGCCACCAGGCTGGAGTGAACCTTTTCAAACACCAGAATTTGATGAATATACTTTTATTATTCGCGGAAAAAAACAATTTATTATCGAAGAGGAACAAATTATTTTAGAAGCTGGTCAATCTATTAAAATTGAAAAAAATACGAGGGTTCAATATTCCAATCCATTTAACGAACCGTGTGAGTATATTGCTATTTGTAAACCTGCATTTGATTTTACAAAAGTACACAGAGAAGATTTTTAATCTTTTTGAAGTAAGTTTAAAATTTTTGTTTCAACTTCTTCAGAATTCCATTTGTTTTCAATGTCTGGCATTTGCATGATTTGTTCCATAATTTGATTTTGGAAATCGCCTATAGCTAATGCTTCAGAATAAGGTTGATGACTGAAAGTTACTCTACTATATAAAGGCACCCATTTTTCAGGATGTTTTTCTGAGAACCACTTTTCAATTTTCTTTTGCAATAAAAATTTAGCATCTGCTGTTTTGGCACTCATTTCCATAAAGTTTCGATACGAAAGTTCCGCAATAGCGTCGGCATTTGGTTTTCTTTCCAATTGATATTCTTTAAATATAGTGTGCCAATCATCACCATATTGTTCAATTTTTTCCATCAATATGGTTATGTCTTCAAAACCGGCATTCATACC containing:
- a CDS encoding DMT family protein, with translation MKGIITIGLLVLSNVFMTLAWYGHLKFKEFKLFENAGLLTLIFISWGLALFEYFFQVPANKIGFQGNGGPFSLLQLKVIQEVITLLIFVTFSFLFFKNETLKWNHILGFCFLILAVYFIFKK
- a CDS encoding cupin domain-containing protein codes for the protein MKKYTIQKTPFIVPTTDGKRIAEHHGLASTANPEISLAHMIAPPGWSEPFQTPEFDEYTFIIRGKKQFIIEEEQIILEAGQSIKIEKNTRVQYSNPFNEPCEYIAICKPAFDFTKVHREDF
- a CDS encoding MotA/TolQ/ExbB proton channel family protein — its product is MAQDLNVSVENKESKGVGMFTGIAIIACIIVGFLVWAYVLGSASNFNDAEKHAPKNILGTMYLGGYIVPVLLGFLLMTITFSVERFIVLSKVSGKGNLDTFVKNVISSVKSGDVNAALAACDEQQGSVANVVKAGLLKSEQVKKDGLDVEKATDNIAKEIEQATSLEMPMLEKNMTILSTLVSIGTLCGLLGTVSGMIKAFQELGAAGTPDQAALAVGISEALVNTLTGIATSTFAIIAYNYFTSKIDTLTYYIDEAGFAITQAFNRNK